In a single window of the Acinetobacter sp. CS-2 genome:
- a CDS encoding ATP-binding protein gives MFLNGDLLWRDKHLQEPLSKSWNMPRYWILPISGLNSGKNEILIYVKGFAYQSPGIGQISFNNIQNNYESYQSQVWNRRTLFQINLIVSLTFGVVCSVIWLSRRKESTFGWFALSSLLWVLFISNMLTTETFPYPNTLIAAQANLAFFILYVVSFCIYSFRFIQKRFIKVETVVWGITGLIIAGVFLIPQQSAYWVFALIFLIYVGLFIIGYLYACYYAIQSKRTDYIFLAICLSAIVIFMIFDLLLLSGGMVVKDVRPLSPYTGPIITFFMVIILGSRLARNVKKIETFNAQLEMKVQQVSNDLSSSLNEKHQLELKNVKLQERINLSHDLHDGLGASLVRSMILVDQSMHDISNKQFLSMLKLLRDDLRQIIDSGSSADNKIPVNPILWVAPVRHRFSQLMDELDIRSKWIFPQEWQAVPSALQCLTLIRVLEESLTNIIKHSQAKQVKIAMVYIRENQFILSIEDDGVGFDADSVVQQGLSIGMRSMKMRLERMGGEFKLSSEPGCTIIQAIVQLK, from the coding sequence GTGTTTTTAAATGGCGATTTACTCTGGAGAGACAAGCATTTACAGGAGCCGCTGTCAAAAAGCTGGAATATGCCGCGTTACTGGATTTTACCGATATCGGGATTAAACAGCGGCAAAAATGAAATTTTAATTTATGTGAAGGGCTTTGCTTACCAGTCTCCGGGTATTGGTCAAATTTCTTTTAATAATATACAAAACAATTATGAGTCATATCAAAGTCAGGTATGGAATCGCCGGACTTTATTTCAAATTAATCTTATTGTATCCCTTACCTTTGGAGTGGTCTGTTCTGTTATATGGCTATCGCGGCGAAAAGAAAGCACTTTTGGATGGTTTGCCTTAAGTTCCTTGTTATGGGTGCTATTTATTTCCAATATGTTGACTACAGAAACATTTCCCTATCCAAATACACTAATTGCAGCACAGGCCAATTTGGCTTTTTTTATTCTTTATGTTGTAAGTTTCTGTATTTATTCATTCAGGTTTATCCAAAAGCGCTTTATTAAAGTTGAGACAGTTGTTTGGGGAATTACGGGACTGATTATTGCAGGTGTTTTTCTAATCCCGCAGCAGTCTGCTTATTGGGTTTTTGCGCTGATATTTTTAATTTATGTTGGACTGTTTATTATTGGTTATCTATATGCCTGTTATTACGCAATTCAATCTAAAAGAACAGATTATATCTTTTTAGCCATTTGCCTAAGCGCTATTGTCATTTTTATGATATTCGACCTTTTATTATTATCGGGAGGGATGGTTGTAAAGGATGTTCGACCATTATCTCCCTATACCGGACCGATTATCACCTTTTTTATGGTGATTATATTAGGTTCAAGATTGGCCCGTAATGTTAAAAAAATTGAAACATTTAATGCCCAGCTAGAAATGAAAGTTCAGCAGGTCAGTAATGATTTAAGCTCCAGTTTGAATGAAAAACATCAATTAGAGCTTAAAAATGTCAAGCTGCAAGAAAGAATCAATTTATCTCATGATTTGCATGATGGTTTGGGCGCATCATTGGTTCGCTCGATGATTTTAGTAGATCAAAGCATGCATGATATTTCCAACAAGCAATTTTTATCGATGCTTAAATTACTAAGAGATGACCTTAGGCAAATTATCGATAGTGGTTCATCTGCGGATAATAAAATTCCAGTCAATCCCATACTGTGGGTGGCACCCGTTAGGCATCGTTTTAGTCAGCTTATGGATGAGCTGGACATTCGTTCTAAATGGATTTTTCCGCAGGAATGGCAAGCCGTGCCGAGTGCTTTGCAGTGTCTCACCTTGATTCGGGTATTGGAAGAAAGCCTGACCAATATTATTAAACATAGTCAGGCCAAGCAGGTAAAAATAGCCATGGTCTATATTCGAGAAAACCAGTTTATTTTGAGTATAGAAGATGACGGTGTCGGTTTTGACGCAGATAGTGTAGTGCAACAGGGATTAAGTATTGGCATGCGCAGTATGAAAATGCGTTTGGAGCGTATGGGCGGCGAGTTTAAATTATCTTCTGAACCGGGTTGCACCATCATTCAGGCGATTGTTCAGCTGAAATAA
- a CDS encoding cupin domain-containing protein, whose amino-acid sequence MSQPLDVLGGITAEQFLAEYWQKKPLLVRNALPEIAGLLEPHDVMELALDENVTARLIKQKDKDPNQWSVKSSPLIKADFQKMPKLWTLLVQAVDHYSFDLAELWKKFPFIPLWRRDDIMVSYAPKGGSVGKHFDFYDVFLLQGYGHRRWQLGQMCDANTDFVAGQPLKLLPDMEVNFDEVLAPGDLLYVPPGLSHYGVAEDDCLTFSFGFRMPNVAEMMDRVSDKFADDQLLKNPLKDILRDKISPIGQITQNELEYLKTELLAQLQNPAVLEDALMSLMSEAKYPENIPEAEAIGTGDLEEALDQGYSLMLEPASRLLYTEAEGELLFWANGEGICISEVFAPILKQLADGGSVLLDDNLYDPDIFEDIMNLLNESILMLLPAEDEE is encoded by the coding sequence ATGTCCCAGCCTCTAGACGTGCTTGGCGGAATTACCGCCGAACAATTCCTTGCCGAATACTGGCAAAAAAAGCCATTACTGGTTCGTAACGCTCTCCCTGAAATTGCAGGTCTTTTAGAACCTCATGATGTTATGGAACTGGCGCTAGATGAAAATGTCACTGCTCGCTTAATCAAGCAAAAAGATAAAGACCCAAATCAATGGTCAGTGAAGTCTTCACCTTTGATTAAAGCAGACTTTCAGAAGATGCCTAAGCTTTGGACTCTACTGGTTCAGGCGGTAGACCATTATTCATTTGATCTGGCTGAACTATGGAAGAAATTTCCCTTCATTCCGCTGTGGCGTCGTGATGACATCATGGTGTCTTATGCGCCTAAAGGTGGCTCTGTTGGTAAGCACTTCGACTTTTATGATGTATTTTTGCTCCAAGGCTATGGTCATCGCCGCTGGCAATTGGGACAAATGTGTGATGCCAACACTGACTTCGTTGCAGGGCAACCTTTAAAATTACTGCCTGACATGGAAGTCAATTTTGATGAGGTGCTTGCTCCCGGTGATCTACTATATGTACCGCCTGGTTTATCACACTACGGCGTAGCGGAAGATGATTGCCTGACTTTCTCTTTCGGTTTCCGCATGCCGAACGTGGCAGAAATGATGGATCGCGTCAGTGACAAATTCGCAGACGATCAGTTGCTTAAAAATCCATTAAAAGACATTCTACGTGACAAAATCAGCCCGATTGGTCAAATTACCCAAAATGAGCTGGAGTATTTAAAAACTGAACTTTTGGCACAATTGCAAAATCCGGCTGTGCTTGAGGATGCCCTGATGAGCCTGATGTCAGAAGCGAAATATCCGGAAAATATTCCAGAGGCAGAAGCCATTGGTACAGGTGATCTGGAAGAAGCTTTGGATCAGGGCTATTCACTCATGCTCGAGCCGGCATCTCGCCTGCTTTATACTGAAGCTGAAGGTGAGTTGCTATTTTGGGCAAATGGTGAAGGCATTTGTATTTCCGAAGTTTTTGCCCCAATTTTAAAACAGTTGGCTGACGGCGGTTCGGTATTACTCGATGACAATTTATATGATCCAGATATTTTCGAAGACATTATGAATTTGCTCAATGAATCTATTCTGATGCTGTTGCCTGCAGAAGATGAAGAATAA
- a CDS encoding Maf family protein: MNTPNIILASSSQTRKELMNRLRIDYQSLVPDIDESPRGEDHADELAKRLAFEKANIIAEQYPDAIVIGSDQVAWREGAPDIFIGKPLTVEKAIKQLQANSDKIVYFSTALSVQQKSTGFEQTLVEHYKVKFRKLGLAEIERYIEVDQPLMCAGSFKCESLGISLFEQMTGQDQTTLMGMPMIQLCHILRQLNVLVP; the protein is encoded by the coding sequence ATGAATACTCCCAACATTATTTTGGCTTCAAGCAGTCAAACCCGTAAAGAGCTGATGAATCGTCTCCGTATCGACTATCAGAGCTTGGTACCAGATATCGATGAATCCCCACGGGGCGAAGACCATGCAGATGAACTGGCGAAACGGCTAGCTTTTGAAAAGGCCAACATTATTGCCGAACAATATCCCGATGCTATTGTGATTGGTTCCGATCAGGTGGCGTGGCGTGAAGGGGCACCCGATATTTTTATTGGCAAACCTTTGACTGTGGAAAAAGCCATCAAACAGTTACAGGCCAATTCGGACAAAATCGTTTATTTCAGTACCGCCCTCAGCGTACAGCAAAAATCGACGGGATTTGAACAGACTCTGGTTGAACATTATAAAGTGAAATTCCGCAAACTGGGTTTGGCCGAAATTGAACGTTATATTGAAGTCGATCAACCTTTAATGTGTGCAGGCAGTTTTAAGTGTGAAAGCCTCGGCATTAGTCTGTTTGAACAGATGACCGGGCAAGATCAAACCACTTTGATGGGTATGCCGATGATTCAACTTTGTCATATTCTGCGTCAGTTGAATGTGTTAGTGCCTTAG